In Clostridium sp. DL-VIII, the following proteins share a genomic window:
- the eno gene encoding phosphopyruvate hydratase produces MKDYLEIVDVIARQIIDSRCFPTVEVEVYLEDGTIGRAAVPSGASTGMYEAVELRDGDKDKFLGKGVLNAIRNVNETIAEELIGCNVFEQTYIDKMLIELDGTPNKSKLGANAILGVSLAVANAAANALEMPLYRYIGGVNSKVLPVPMMNILNGGSHADNSVDLQEFMIMPAGAPTFSEALRMCAEVYHTLKKILNDKGYSTGIGDEGGFAPNLKSNAEALDVIIEAINKAGYKPGEEIYIAIDAASSEYYKDGKYVLEHEGRTLSSAEMVDFFEDWVNKYPIISIEDGMAEEDWDGWKLITERLGKKVQLVGDDLFVTNTERLEKGIGLGVANSILIKLNQIGTLTETLNAIEMANRAGYTAVVSHRSGETEDTTIADLVVAVNAGQIKTGAPARSERVAKYNQLLRIEEELDEVAEYKGKKAFFNIK; encoded by the coding sequence ATGAAAGATTATTTAGAAATTGTAGATGTCATTGCGAGACAAATCATAGACTCAAGATGTTTTCCAACAGTAGAGGTTGAAGTATATTTAGAAGACGGTACAATAGGAAGAGCCGCAGTTCCATCAGGAGCATCAACAGGTATGTATGAAGCAGTAGAACTACGAGATGGAGATAAAGATAAATTCTTAGGTAAAGGTGTTTTAAATGCCATAAGAAATGTCAATGAGACAATTGCAGAGGAATTAATAGGCTGTAATGTATTTGAACAAACATATATTGATAAGATGTTAATAGAATTAGATGGAACTCCTAATAAGAGTAAATTAGGAGCAAATGCTATTTTAGGAGTATCATTAGCGGTAGCCAATGCAGCTGCTAACGCATTAGAAATGCCTTTATATAGATATATAGGAGGTGTAAATTCTAAGGTGTTACCTGTACCTATGATGAATATTTTAAACGGAGGTTCTCATGCAGATAACTCAGTAGATTTACAGGAGTTCATGATTATGCCGGCTGGAGCACCTACTTTTAGTGAAGCATTAAGAATGTGCGCTGAAGTATATCATACATTGAAAAAAATCTTAAATGATAAAGGGTATTCCACAGGGATTGGAGATGAAGGTGGATTTGCACCAAATCTAAAATCAAACGCAGAGGCACTTGATGTTATAATAGAAGCAATAAATAAAGCAGGATATAAACCAGGTGAAGAAATTTATATCGCTATTGATGCAGCTTCATCAGAATATTATAAAGATGGAAAATATGTGTTAGAGCATGAAGGAAGAACATTATCATCAGCAGAAATGGTAGATTTCTTTGAAGATTGGGTTAATAAATATCCAATTATTTCAATAGAGGATGGTATGGCAGAAGAAGATTGGGATGGATGGAAGTTAATAACTGAAAGGTTAGGAAAGAAAGTTCAATTGGTTGGTGATGATTTATTTGTTACTAATACTGAAAGACTTGAAAAGGGAATTGGACTTGGAGTAGCTAATTCGATCCTCATTAAACTAAATCAAATAGGTACATTGACAGAAACTTTAAATGCTATAGAAATGGCAAATAGAGCTGGATATACAGCAGTTGTTTCCCATAGATCTGGAGAAACAGAAGATACAACAATAGCTGATTTAGTTGTAGCCGTAAATGCAGGTCAAATTAAAACTGGAGCACCAGCAAGATCAGAAAGAGTTGCTAAGTATAATCAGCTGCTAAGAATAGAAGAAGAATTAGATGAAGTAGCTGAGTATAAAGGTAAAAAGGCCTTTTTTAACATAAAATAA
- a CDS encoding ATP-binding cassette domain-containing protein, with protein sequence MITVNNVSKTFNTPTGKVEVLKDISFKIDSGDIFGIIGFSGAGKSTLIRCLNGLEKPDLGTIVIGEDEITKLNRRELRNARKKIGMIFQQFNLFDSRTVYENIAFPLEISGYKKEKIKERVEEILELVELSEKRDAYPLQLSGGQKQRVGIARALANEPDVLLSDEATSALDPQTTFSILELLKSINERLNLTIVIITHELDVLRYATNNMVVLEEGHIVESGETDNLFLNPKSDTLKKFINITKGLQKNRKFSGGEGI encoded by the coding sequence ATGATAACTGTAAATAATGTAAGTAAAACCTTTAATACTCCTACTGGAAAAGTAGAGGTACTAAAAGATATAAGCTTTAAAATTGATTCAGGTGATATTTTTGGAATAATAGGTTTTAGCGGTGCAGGAAAATCAACTTTAATAAGATGTTTAAATGGACTGGAGAAGCCTGATTTAGGAACCATAGTTATTGGTGAAGATGAAATAACAAAATTAAATAGAAGGGAACTTAGGAATGCAAGAAAAAAGATAGGAATGATATTTCAACAATTTAATTTATTTGATTCAAGAACAGTATATGAGAATATTGCCTTTCCATTAGAGATATCTGGATATAAAAAAGAAAAAATAAAGGAAAGAGTTGAAGAAATATTAGAATTAGTTGAATTATCAGAAAAAAGGGATGCATATCCACTTCAATTAAGCGGAGGACAAAAGCAAAGAGTTGGAATTGCAAGGGCGCTAGCAAATGAGCCTGATGTTTTATTAAGTGATGAAGCAACTTCTGCTTTGGATCCACAAACTACCTTTTCGATTCTGGAACTTTTAAAGAGTATAAATGAGAGATTAAATTTAACAATAGTAATAATAACTCATGAACTTGATGTATTACGGTATGCAACAAACAATATGGTGGTTTTAGAAGAAGGGCACATTGTAGAAAGTGGTGAAACAGATAATTTATTTTTAAATCCCAAAAGTGACACTTTGAAAAAGTTTATTAATATTACAAAAGGTCTTCAGAAAAATAGAAAATTTTCAGGTGGTGAAGGAATATGA
- a CDS encoding MetQ/NlpA family ABC transporter substrate-binding protein produces the protein MNKKLIAIFTSTLMVLSIFTGCANNSKQDTSKADDSSSKKSEVTLKVGAAVTPHAEILEHIKPKLKEEGINLEIVTLDDEGQLNPALDEKQIDANYFQHVPYLESVSKEKGYNFEVAGKVHIEPIGLYSNKIKSISDLKDGDKIGIPNNPSNEYRALVLLEKNGLIKLKSGITDYSATPSDIAENPKNLQFVEADAAQLPRALDDLAGAVINTNVILDAKIDPNTALIRESGDSPYANVIVVRKGDKDRDDIKALVAALNSDDVKNFIKEKYGVAVVPAF, from the coding sequence ATGAATAAAAAATTGATAGCGATTTTCACAAGCACTCTTATGGTTTTAAGTATCTTTACAGGATGTGCTAATAATAGTAAGCAGGATACAAGCAAGGCAGATGATAGCTCAAGTAAAAAAAGTGAAGTAACTTTAAAGGTAGGAGCAGCAGTGACACCTCATGCTGAAATATTAGAGCATATTAAACCAAAGTTAAAGGAAGAAGGTATTAATTTAGAAATAGTAACATTAGATGATGAAGGACAATTAAATCCTGCCCTAGATGAAAAGCAAATAGATGCAAATTACTTTCAGCATGTTCCTTATTTAGAATCGGTATCTAAAGAAAAAGGCTATAATTTTGAAGTTGCAGGAAAAGTTCATATTGAACCAATAGGCTTATATTCAAATAAGATAAAATCTATAAGTGATCTAAAGGATGGAGATAAAATAGGAATACCTAATAATCCATCAAATGAATATAGGGCATTAGTGCTTCTTGAGAAAAATGGTCTTATTAAATTAAAAAGTGGTATAACAGATTATTCAGCAACACCAAGTGATATAGCAGAAAATCCTAAGAATCTTCAATTTGTAGAAGCTGATGCAGCACAGTTGCCAAGAGCTCTTGATGATTTAGCAGGAGCAGTTATAAATACTAATGTAATTTTAGATGCCAAAATTGATCCAAACACTGCTTTAATCAGAGAAAGTGGAGATTCTCCTTATGCCAATGTAATTGTAGTAAGAAAAGGTGATAAAGATAGAGATGATATAAAGGCCCTTGTGGCAGCATTGAATTCAGATGATGTGAAAAATTTCATCAAAGAAAAGTATGGTGTAGCAGTAGTACCAGCATTTTAG
- a CDS encoding methionine ABC transporter permease produces the protein MSSDLGSLLITGTAETLYMVFLSSIIAFVLGVPIGILLVVSDKGGIFPLIKVNKITGFIINVIRSMPEMILIIILLPLAKVIVGTTLGANAAIVSISIGSAPFLARIIENSLKEVEFGKIEAAESMGATPFEIIKKVLLPEALPSIVRGITIAVIGIIGFTAIAGAIGAGGLGSLAIRFGYQRFRTDVLIGTVVILVVIVQVIQFAGDSIAKLINKRRFKFE, from the coding sequence ATGAGCAGCGATTTAGGAAGTCTACTTATAACTGGTACAGCAGAAACATTATATATGGTATTTCTTTCATCTATAATAGCATTTGTACTTGGAGTGCCCATAGGAATTTTACTTGTTGTTAGTGATAAAGGTGGAATATTCCCATTAATTAAAGTGAATAAAATAACTGGATTTATTATAAATGTAATAAGATCGATGCCTGAAATGATATTAATCATTATTTTATTACCACTAGCCAAAGTTATAGTTGGAACAACTTTAGGAGCAAATGCAGCAATAGTATCTATTTCAATTGGTTCAGCACCATTTCTTGCAAGAATAATAGAAAATAGCCTGAAGGAAGTTGAATTTGGGAAAATAGAAGCAGCAGAATCTATGGGAGCAACTCCCTTCGAGATAATCAAAAAAGTATTACTTCCAGAAGCACTTCCTTCAATCGTTAGAGGAATAACTATAGCAGTAATAGGAATAATAGGCTTTACAGCTATAGCAGGAGCAATTGGTGCAGGAGGACTTGGAAGTTTAGCTATAAGATTTGGATATCAGAGGTTTCGTACAGATGTACTTATAGGAACTGTAGTCATATTAGTTGTAATTGTACAAGTTATTCAATTTGCAGGTGATTCTATTGCAAAGTTAATAAATAAGAGAAGATTTAAATTTGAGTAG
- a CDS encoding nitrogenase component 1, translating into MSKIIEQPRFSCALGAQQTVIAIRRGVPILHSGPGCSNKISSLIGQGEGYAGGNTIPCTNATESDVVFGGERKLKDVIEGAFKVIDADLYVVLTGCTSDIVGDDIGSVTSKYQEEDKPIVYVETGGFKSNNYVSHSTVVNAIIDQYVDKFKKDDTVKKGLVNVFATVPYQDPYWNGNLEEIKRVLEGIGLKVNILFGNESKGIEEWKTIPNAEFNIVASSWVGLDIAEHLKEKYKTPYVHFPYLPIGAIATTKFLRQVGEFGHLGKDSVESFIKKEEEKFYFHIERTADFMLEFRYGLPRKFYSILDASYSLGFSKFLLNELGILPGRQFIVDDTPEKYKEAIVKEFENISEFRHAEVEFNVDAGSVQLEIEKESIESRALILGSGWDRDLAKKMNADLLIASVPVTYRLVLNCGYAGYNGGLRAIEDIYDRVLNTYR; encoded by the coding sequence ATGTCGAAAATTATTGAACAGCCTAGGTTTTCATGTGCTTTAGGAGCTCAACAGACAGTGATAGCTATTAGACGTGGAGTTCCAATATTACATTCAGGACCAGGATGCAGCAATAAAATAAGTTCGTTGATAGGACAGGGGGAAGGGTATGCTGGAGGAAATACAATACCATGTACAAATGCAACAGAGTCAGATGTCGTGTTTGGAGGTGAAAGAAAACTTAAAGATGTTATTGAAGGTGCATTTAAAGTAATAGATGCAGATCTTTATGTTGTTCTTACAGGATGTACTTCAGATATAGTTGGAGATGATATTGGAAGTGTAACAAGTAAATATCAAGAAGAAGACAAGCCAATTGTATATGTAGAAACTGGTGGATTTAAAAGCAATAATTATGTGAGTCATAGTACAGTTGTTAATGCAATAATTGATCAATATGTAGATAAATTCAAAAAAGATGACACTGTAAAAAAGGGACTTGTGAATGTATTTGCAACAGTGCCATATCAAGATCCTTATTGGAATGGAAATTTGGAAGAAATAAAGAGGGTACTAGAGGGGATTGGACTAAAAGTAAATATACTTTTCGGAAATGAATCTAAAGGTATAGAGGAGTGGAAGACAATACCTAATGCAGAGTTTAATATAGTTGCAAGCTCATGGGTAGGCTTAGATATTGCAGAACATTTAAAAGAAAAATACAAAACACCATATGTACATTTTCCATATCTGCCAATAGGAGCGATTGCTACAACTAAATTTTTAAGGCAGGTAGGCGAATTTGGACATTTAGGTAAAGATAGCGTTGAGAGTTTTATTAAGAAAGAGGAGGAGAAGTTTTACTTTCACATAGAAAGGACAGCAGATTTTATGCTTGAATTTAGATATGGTCTTCCAAGAAAATTTTACAGCATTTTAGACGCATCATATTCATTAGGATTTTCTAAATTTTTATTGAATGAACTTGGAATACTTCCAGGAAGGCAGTTTATTGTTGATGATACTCCAGAAAAATATAAGGAAGCCATAGTAAAAGAATTTGAGAATATTTCAGAGTTTAGGCATGCAGAAGTTGAATTCAATGTAGATGCAGGTAGTGTTCAATTGGAAATTGAAAAAGAATCAATTGAAAGTAGAGCATTGATTTTAGGAAGTGGATGGGATAGAGATCTTGCAAAAAAAATGAATGCAGATCTGCTTATAGCAAGTGTTCCAGTAACCTATAGACTAGTACTTAATTGTGGTTATGCGGGATATAATGGTGGACTTAGAGCGATTGAGGATATATATGATCGAGTACTGAACACCTATAGATAA
- the nifH gene encoding nitrogenase iron protein, translating to MAEKTLRQVAIYGKGGIGKSTTTQNLTAGLAELGKKIMVVGCDPKADSTRLLLGGLAQKTVLDTLREEGEDIELNAIMKTGFKGIKCVESGGPEPGVGCAGRGIITSIGMLERLGAYTEDLDYVFYDVLGDVVCGGFAMPIREGKAKEIYIVASGEMMALYAANNISKGIQKYALKGGVRLGGIICNSRNVDRELDLLTAFAKELGTQLIHYVPRNNVVQRAEIRKKTVIEFDPEESQADEYRELAKKIEENDLFVIPQPMKQERLEEILLEYGLMD from the coding sequence ATGGCAGAAAAAACATTAAGACAAGTAGCTATATATGGAAAGGGTGGAATAGGAAAATCAACTACTACGCAAAATCTAACAGCAGGTCTTGCAGAACTAGGGAAAAAGATTATGGTAGTTGGCTGCGACCCTAAGGCAGATTCCACAAGATTATTATTGGGAGGATTAGCTCAAAAAACTGTTTTGGATACATTAAGAGAAGAAGGAGAAGATATAGAACTAAATGCAATAATGAAAACAGGCTTTAAAGGAATAAAATGCGTTGAATCAGGAGGACCAGAACCAGGAGTAGGCTGTGCAGGAAGAGGAATAATAACTTCTATTGGAATGCTAGAAAGATTAGGAGCTTACACAGAAGATTTAGATTATGTATTTTATGATGTACTTGGTGATGTAGTTTGCGGGGGATTTGCAATGCCAATAAGAGAAGGAAAGGCGAAAGAAATATATATAGTTGCAAGTGGTGAAATGATGGCTTTATATGCAGCCAATAATATATCAAAAGGAATTCAAAAATACGCTCTAAAGGGTGGAGTGAGGCTTGGAGGAATAATTTGTAACAGCAGAAATGTTGACAGAGAGCTTGATCTTTTAACAGCATTTGCAAAAGAGCTTGGAACACAATTAATTCATTATGTACCAAGAAATAATGTAGTACAAAGAGCTGAAATAAGGAAAAAAACCGTAATAGAATTTGACCCAGAAGAAAGCCAAGCAGATGAATATAGAGAATTAGCTAAAAAGATAGAAGAAAATGATTTGTTTGTAATTCCACAACCAATGAAGCAGGAGAGGCTTGAAGAAATTTTATTAGAATATGGATTGATGGATTAA
- a CDS encoding aminotransferase class V-fold PLP-dependent enzyme, whose translation MGDYKFDTIKVRGGYNPKNHNDAVSVPIYATASFEVGEAERFDRLASLSEEGYIYSRLGNPTVSVLESRIAALDGGASAVGVASGMAAITYALLAVAEGGGRILTTHQLYGGTVDALKKLYPKFGIQIDRIDNDSDIEEFRRAIKEDTKAIFIETISNPNAVISDIEKIAEVAHENDIPLIVDNTFATPYLLNPIKYGADVVIYSATKALSGHGNVIAGVIVDSGNFNWANGKYPQFTQPHFTLKDLEGNERSYIEAFKESAFAGKIRLDYLTYFGAVLSPFDAYLILIGLETLSERVQKQVLNTEKIVEFLKTEEAVSWISYPTVEGSPYKALADKYFPKGVGSTFTFGFNGNSEGIYKLINSVKLFSYQANVGDARSLIVNVPKTTHGELTEEQLKLAKIPQETIRLSIGIEDAEDLIEDLKQAFKKALNLFS comes from the coding sequence ATGGGAGATTATAAATTTGACACTATTAAGGTTAGAGGTGGGTATAATCCTAAAAACCACAATGATGCGGTTTCTGTGCCAATATATGCAACTGCATCTTTTGAAGTAGGTGAAGCAGAAAGATTTGATAGGCTAGCAAGTCTTTCTGAAGAAGGATATATCTATAGCAGGCTTGGAAATCCAACTGTAAGTGTATTAGAAAGTAGAATAGCTGCCTTGGATGGAGGAGCTTCTGCTGTTGGAGTGGCTTCTGGTATGGCAGCTATTACTTACGCATTATTGGCTGTCGCAGAAGGAGGAGGCAGAATTTTAACAACACATCAGCTATATGGAGGAACAGTAGATGCATTAAAAAAATTATATCCTAAGTTCGGAATCCAAATTGACAGAATTGATAATGATAGTGATATAGAGGAGTTTAGAAGGGCTATTAAGGAAGATACAAAGGCAATTTTTATAGAAACAATTAGTAATCCCAATGCGGTTATTTCAGATATAGAGAAAATAGCTGAAGTTGCTCATGAAAATGATATTCCACTTATTGTAGACAATACCTTTGCAACACCATATTTGCTTAATCCAATTAAGTATGGAGCAGATGTTGTCATATATTCTGCAACTAAAGCTTTAAGTGGTCATGGAAATGTTATTGCTGGTGTAATAGTAGATAGCGGTAATTTTAATTGGGCAAATGGTAAGTATCCTCAATTTACTCAGCCACATTTTACTCTAAAGGATTTAGAAGGAAATGAAAGAAGCTATATCGAGGCATTTAAGGAAAGTGCATTTGCAGGAAAAATAAGATTAGATTATCTTACCTATTTTGGAGCAGTGCTTAGTCCTTTTGATGCTTATTTAATATTAATAGGCTTAGAAACCTTATCAGAAAGAGTACAAAAACAAGTTTTAAACACTGAGAAAATAGTAGAATTCTTAAAAACAGAAGAAGCAGTTAGCTGGATAAGCTATCCGACAGTTGAAGGAAGCCCTTATAAAGCTTTAGCAGATAAATATTTTCCAAAGGGTGTTGGTTCAACTTTTACATTTGGATTTAATGGAAATTCAGAAGGAATTTATAAATTAATTAATTCAGTTAAGTTATTTAGTTATCAGGCTAATGTTGGAGATGCAAGATCTTTAATTGTTAATGTTCCAAAAACAACTCATGGAGAATTAACTGAAGAACAATTAAAACTAGCTAAAATACCTCAGGAAACCATAAGGCTTTCAATAGGTATCGAAGATGCTGAGGATTTAATAGAAGATTTAAAACAGGCATTTAAGAAAGCTTTAAATCTATTTAGTTAA
- a CDS encoding NifB/NifX family molybdenum-iron cluster-binding protein produces the protein MSYKIAFASSDGKVVNQHFGRAKQFLVVEVDDKDYKYVETRVNEPACQDFQHTEEAMEKSIELISDCKAVFIAQIGQGALALVEARGIKGIEAPYFIEDILKKILNSKVNILDIY, from the coding sequence ATGTCTTATAAAATAGCATTTGCAAGTAGCGATGGAAAAGTTGTAAATCAGCATTTTGGAAGAGCAAAGCAGTTTTTAGTTGTTGAGGTAGATGACAAAGATTATAAGTATGTTGAAACGAGGGTAAATGAACCAGCATGCCAAGATTTTCAACATACAGAGGAAGCGATGGAAAAATCTATCGAATTAATATCAGATTGTAAAGCAGTTTTTATTGCACAAATAGGACAAGGTGCTTTAGCTTTAGTTGAAGCAAGGGGAATAAAAGGTATAGAAGCACCTTATTTTATAGAAGACATACTAAAAAAGATATTAAATTCAAAAGTAAATATCTTAGATATATATTGA
- a CDS encoding YezD family protein, translating into MAINSKEIIENKKLEEILRMVEKIKYGSITLIIQDGIIIQVDKNEKIRMK; encoded by the coding sequence ATGGCTATTAATAGTAAAGAAATTATAGAAAATAAAAAATTAGAAGAAATATTAAGGATGGTTGAAAAGATAAAGTATGGGTCAATAACATTAATAATACAAGATGGAATAATTATACAAGTTGATAAAAATGAGAAAATAAGAATGAAGTAA
- a CDS encoding nitrogenase component 1, producing the protein MGAINLKESSVTIRESRLGSITGFNGSAKELVTCAHAGKLKDCSRKFSQCMGCNAGHAFCQLSMIRDAVVVNHAPIGCAGDFFGFNFTYRVEQMKRNLPATIGRYFSTCIEEKDTVFGAAKKLEDTVREAYKRVKPNAIFVTTSCASGIIGEDVDAITENLSQELGIPVISCSCEGFRSKIWTTGFDAAYHSILRKLVKPPRKKTNKVNIANFWGSHIFDGFLNRLGYEAQYIVPFSTVAELEYISEAAATIHVCPSLSTYLGAALEQEYGVKEIKAPPAYGIEGTDIWMREIGRVLNREEEIEKIIEEEHVKVLPRLEEYREKLKGKTAYVTAGAAHGHAIIAMLRELGLDVQGAAIFHHDPLYDNKDKTSDALAQAVNIYGDIKHYNVCNKQAYELVNILNRVKPDLMIARHGGMTMWGAKLGIPTLLIGDEQFGFGYQGVLNYASRIVETIDNREFVTNLAKHSTMPYTKWWLDQDPFTFLGGNTNVENY; encoded by the coding sequence ATGGGAGCAATTAATTTGAAGGAATCATCAGTAACTATAAGAGAATCAAGATTAGGCTCAATTACTGGATTTAATGGTTCAGCAAAAGAACTTGTTACCTGTGCTCATGCAGGAAAATTAAAAGATTGTTCAAGGAAGTTCTCTCAATGTATGGGATGTAATGCAGGACATGCATTTTGCCAATTGTCAATGATAAGGGATGCAGTAGTTGTTAATCATGCACCAATAGGATGTGCTGGAGATTTCTTTGGTTTCAATTTTACTTATAGAGTAGAACAAATGAAGAGAAATCTTCCAGCTACCATAGGCAGATATTTCAGTACATGTATTGAAGAAAAAGATACTGTTTTTGGTGCAGCTAAGAAATTGGAAGACACAGTAAGGGAAGCATATAAAAGAGTCAAACCAAATGCTATCTTTGTTACCACGTCCTGTGCCTCAGGAATAATAGGAGAAGATGTTGATGCAATAACTGAAAATTTATCACAAGAGCTAGGAATACCTGTTATATCATGTTCGTGTGAAGGGTTCAGATCTAAAATATGGACAACAGGATTTGATGCGGCATATCATTCGATTTTGAGAAAACTGGTAAAACCGCCTAGGAAGAAAACCAATAAAGTTAATATAGCTAATTTTTGGGGAAGTCATATTTTTGATGGATTTTTAAATAGACTTGGGTATGAAGCTCAATACATTGTACCTTTTTCAACAGTGGCTGAATTAGAGTATATTTCTGAAGCAGCAGCAACAATTCATGTTTGCCCTTCCTTAAGTACTTATTTAGGTGCAGCTTTAGAGCAAGAATATGGAGTTAAAGAAATAAAAGCACCACCAGCTTACGGAATAGAGGGAACTGATATATGGATGAGGGAAATAGGCAGAGTATTAAATCGAGAAGAAGAAATCGAAAAAATAATAGAAGAAGAACATGTAAAAGTGCTACCAAGACTTGAAGAATATAGAGAAAAATTAAAAGGAAAAACAGCATATGTTACAGCAGGAGCAGCACATGGCCATGCAATAATAGCTATGCTTAGGGAACTTGGATTAGATGTTCAGGGAGCAGCTATTTTCCATCATGATCCTCTATATGATAACAAGGATAAGACTTCTGATGCTTTAGCACAGGCAGTAAATATTTATGGAGACATTAAACACTATAATGTTTGTAACAAGCAGGCATATGAACTTGTAAATATATTAAACAGGGTGAAACCTGATCTTATGATTGCAAGACATGGTGGGATGACTATGTGGGGGGCAAAACTTGGAATACCAACTTTATTAATTGGAGACGAACAATTTGGGTTTGGGTATCAAGGAGTTCTAAATTATGCATCACGTATAGTTGAAACAATAGATAACAGAGAATTTGTAACTAATCTTGCTAAGCATAGTACCATGCCATATACAAAATGGTGGCTTGATCAAGATCCATTTACGTTCTTAGGAGGTAATACTAATGTCGAAAATTATTGA
- the secG gene encoding preprotein translocase subunit SecG, whose protein sequence is MQNMLLAFEVLLGLGVIITVYMQPSKADALSGLIQGASKDTFFSKNKSRTKEVILIRFTCVFMFLFVINTVALNLIK, encoded by the coding sequence ATGCAAAATATGTTATTAGCTTTTGAAGTGTTATTAGGATTAGGTGTTATCATAACAGTATACATGCAACCTAGTAAAGCAGATGCCTTAAGTGGTTTAATACAAGGTGCTTCAAAAGATACATTCTTTTCAAAAAATAAGTCAAGAACTAAAGAAGTAATTCTTATAAGATTTACATGCGTATTTATGTTTCTTTTTGTAATTAATACAGTTGCATTAAATTTAATAAAATAG